A genomic region of Exiguobacterium oxidotolerans JCM 12280 contains the following coding sequences:
- the nikC gene encoding nickel ABC transporter permease subunit NikC — MNVPLGRPRLLDRLSNQRLILIGCSVFLGLLFLAALAAPWLAPHDPFLVNLAVKLQDPSWTYPLGTDHLGRCTLSRLLYGARVSLGFAVLIFASSLLIGLLVGTLAGYIGGWVDQLLMRFCDGVMAFPSLILVLGLVGIFGPGLKQVIIALMLVQWVYYARMFRGLIMTLKEKNFIAAARVNGSSHWKIFRTHLLPNILPPLLVIGTLEMGWAIMDISAMSFLGLGVQSPAAEWGAMIHEGKSYIRSNPELMIYPGLMIMLVIASFNLLGESLSERFGVTKQTK; from the coding sequence ATGAATGTTCCGCTTGGACGACCGCGTCTGCTTGACCGCCTGTCGAATCAACGGCTGATTTTAATCGGCTGTTCCGTATTTTTAGGGCTGTTGTTTCTCGCGGCTCTGGCTGCACCGTGGCTTGCCCCGCATGATCCGTTTCTCGTTAATTTGGCAGTCAAACTGCAGGATCCGTCCTGGACGTATCCGCTCGGGACCGATCATCTCGGACGCTGTACGTTGTCACGTCTGTTGTACGGTGCCCGCGTGTCGCTCGGATTCGCCGTCCTGATTTTTGCTTCATCCTTGCTGATCGGCTTATTGGTCGGGACACTCGCCGGCTACATCGGCGGCTGGGTCGACCAACTGCTGATGCGGTTTTGTGACGGAGTGATGGCGTTCCCGAGTCTGATTCTTGTCCTCGGTCTCGTCGGGATTTTCGGACCGGGACTGAAGCAGGTCATCATCGCCTTAATGCTCGTCCAGTGGGTCTATTATGCCCGGATGTTCCGGGGGCTGATCATGACGCTGAAGGAAAAGAATTTCATTGCCGCAGCACGCGTCAACGGCTCCTCGCACTGGAAAATCTTTCGGACGCACTTGCTGCCGAACATCCTGCCGCCGCTCCTTGTCATCGGGACGCTTGAGATGGGCTGGGCAATCATGGACATCTCGGCGATGTCGTTTCTCGGACTCGGTGTCCAGTCGCCGGCAGCCGAGTGGGGGGCGATGATTCATGAGGGGAAATCGTACATCCGGTCGAATCCGGAACTGATGATTTATCCCGGCCTGATGATCATGCTCGTCATTGCCAGCTTTAATCTGCTCGGGGAATCATTATCGGAACGGTTCGGCGTGACGAAACAAACGAAATGA
- the nikD gene encoding nickel import ATP-binding protein NikD — MKPVLSVEHLTVETTNGQPLVRDISFSLAAGQIVGLVGESGCGKTVTSLALLRLLDEKIIRQSGKIVLEEQDVMTLSDRSLRTIRGGKIAFIMQNPMSAFTPVYTIGHQLMETIRTHDRCSKHEATNRAVEALREVNLDQPERILKAYPFELSGGMLQRVMIALAVCLRPDVLIADEPTTALDVYNQKQVLYYLEKVRATYGTAILLISHDLSVIAEMADDVLVMQDGEIVEQADVFELFDRPQHPYTQRLLMQHGMQVGARNA; from the coding sequence ATGAAACCTGTATTATCCGTCGAACACTTGACGGTCGAAACGACAAACGGTCAGCCGCTCGTCCGTGATATTTCTTTTTCACTGGCAGCCGGACAAATCGTCGGTCTGGTCGGGGAGAGCGGCTGTGGTAAGACAGTGACGAGTCTTGCGCTTCTGCGTCTGCTTGATGAAAAAATAATCCGTCAATCAGGAAAAATCGTGTTAGAGGAGCAAGACGTGATGACGTTGTCCGACCGTTCGCTCCGAACAATCCGAGGCGGGAAGATTGCCTTCATCATGCAAAATCCGATGAGCGCCTTCACACCGGTCTACACAATTGGTCATCAATTAATGGAAACGATCCGGACGCACGACCGGTGCAGTAAACACGAAGCAACGAATCGGGCGGTCGAAGCATTACGGGAAGTCAATCTCGATCAACCGGAACGGATTTTGAAAGCCTATCCGTTTGAACTGAGCGGCGGCATGCTGCAACGGGTCATGATTGCGCTCGCGGTCTGTCTGCGCCCGGATGTCCTGATTGCCGACGAACCGACGACGGCGCTTGACGTCTACAATCAAAAGCAGGTGTTGTATTATCTCGAGAAGGTCCGAGCCACTTATGGAACGGCGATTTTATTGATTTCGCACGACTTGAGTGTCATCGCTGAAATGGCAGATGATGTCCTTGTCATGCAGGACGGGGAAATCGTCGAACAGGCGGACGTCTTTGAGCTGTTCGACCGTCCGCAACACCCATATACGCAGCGGCTATTGATGCAACACGGTATGCAGGTGGGAGCGAGGAACGCATGA
- a CDS encoding ATP-binding cassette domain-containing protein codes for MSLLRIEQVSHRYGKQRFLSRQAERTVLQDVSLTLEAGTCLGLLGKSGAGKSTLGRILLGLERPKAGRVLFEGRDIYGTHPKDYRQDIQVVFQDSFAAVNPKLTAGQIIAEPLTNFTRLSPEALERRLITLIEQVGLTGSDLAKYPSAFSGGQLQRICIARAIATHPKLIVLDEAVSSLDMVNKAMILKLLRELKETYDLAYLFITHDVQAAQALSDQFMILEQGQIVGHYPTPQAFDQATDPYVSAIKDAMLATHPRKRTIRK; via the coding sequence ATGAGTCTTTTACGAATAGAACAGGTATCACACCGTTACGGCAAACAACGTTTCCTGTCGCGGCAGGCGGAACGGACCGTTTTACAGGATGTCTCGTTGACGCTTGAAGCTGGGACGTGCCTGGGTTTGCTCGGGAAAAGTGGTGCCGGAAAAAGTACACTCGGACGGATCTTACTGGGGCTTGAACGACCGAAAGCGGGACGTGTCTTGTTCGAAGGGCGAGACATCTATGGGACGCATCCGAAGGACTACCGGCAAGACATTCAGGTCGTCTTTCAAGATTCCTTTGCAGCCGTCAATCCGAAGCTGACGGCGGGGCAGATCATCGCCGAACCGTTGACGAATTTTACGCGGCTCAGTCCGGAAGCGCTGGAGCGGAGACTGATCACGTTAATCGAACAGGTCGGATTGACCGGCTCCGATTTGGCGAAGTACCCGTCCGCCTTCAGCGGCGGCCAGTTACAACGGATTTGTATCGCCCGGGCGATTGCAACGCACCCGAAGCTGATTGTGCTCGACGAAGCCGTCAGCAGTCTCGATATGGTCAATAAGGCGATGATTTTGAAGCTGTTACGTGAGTTAAAAGAAACATATGACCTGGCATACCTCTTCATTACCCATGATGTCCAGGCAGCCCAAGCACTCAGTGATCAATTTATGATTTTGGAGCAGGGTCAAATTGTCGGGCATTATCCGACACCCCAAGCGTTTGACCAGGCAACGGATCCGTATGTCTCGGCAATCAAGGATGCGATGCTCGCCACGCACCCAAGAAAACGGACGATACGAAAGTAG
- a CDS encoding helix-turn-helix transcriptional regulator yields the protein MKNKVKLLREERRWSQGELANALGVSRQTVISIEKERYNPSLALAFSIASLFDCPIEAIFVPEPKKKGDGLL from the coding sequence ATGAAAAATAAGGTAAAGCTGTTGCGGGAGGAACGCCGCTGGTCGCAAGGTGAGCTCGCGAACGCATTAGGCGTGTCGAGGCAGACGGTCATCTCGATTGAAAAGGAGCGGTATAATCCGTCGCTTGCGCTCGCGTTTTCAATTGCCTCCCTGTTCGATTGTCCGATTGAAGCGATTTTTGTACCCGAACCGAAGAAAAAAGGAGATGGTCTTTTGTGA
- a CDS encoding MarR family winged helix-turn-helix transcriptional regulator codes for MNPHAAFSSIGHWQSIQRIHNRYVKEVNDTLKQWELSRSQFDMLYTLYQLESATQKSLETTLELSSGSISQTLKKLMQNRLLTRKRIDREKRIVLTADGETLVQASAPIIEVIDERYFQSFTKNDHQTFNQLLNKMQNSQF; via the coding sequence ATGAATCCACATGCTGCCTTTTCATCGATTGGACACTGGCAATCGATCCAACGTATCCACAATCGTTACGTCAAAGAAGTCAATGATACGTTAAAACAATGGGAACTCTCGCGTTCTCAATTCGATATGCTCTATACGTTGTATCAACTAGAGAGTGCGACACAAAAGTCGCTTGAGACGACACTCGAGCTCTCGAGCGGATCGATTTCACAAACGCTAAAAAAACTGATGCAAAACCGACTACTAACCCGTAAACGGATTGACCGTGAAAAACGGATCGTTCTGACGGCGGACGGGGAAACACTTGTCCAGGCATCCGCGCCGATCATCGAAGTCATCGACGAGCGTTACTTCCAGTCCTTTACGAAAAACGATCATCAAACATTCAATCAATTGTTGAACAAAATGCAAAACAGTCAATTTTGA
- a CDS encoding MarR family winged helix-turn-helix transcriptional regulator, translated as MQPNTETLPIACWNTITTYHNHQTKQVNAFLKTWDLSHTMFEVLRCLKSTTCTSQKEIACLIHVTDGTISQGIKKLFAKRLIEKQRHRKVNYFHLTPAGELFLNEVLPKYERFQANQFHVLTASQQHALHQLVTQLHSTQKQEGEVR; from the coding sequence ATGCAACCAAATACAGAGACATTACCAATCGCATGCTGGAATACGATTACGACGTACCACAATCATCAAACGAAACAAGTCAATGCCTTCTTAAAGACGTGGGACCTCTCGCACACGATGTTCGAGGTCTTGCGCTGCTTAAAGTCGACGACGTGTACCAGTCAAAAAGAAATCGCTTGCCTGATTCATGTCACGGACGGGACGATCTCTCAAGGGATTAAAAAGCTGTTCGCTAAGCGCCTGATCGAAAAGCAACGTCACCGTAAGGTCAACTATTTCCATCTGACACCGGCTGGAGAACTGTTTTTAAACGAAGTCTTACCGAAATACGAACGTTTTCAAGCGAATCAATTTCATGTCTTGACCGCATCGCAACAACACGCGTTGCATCAACTTGTAACGCAGCTCCATAGTACGCAAAAACAGGAAGGGGAAGTTCGATGA
- a CDS encoding PLD nuclease N-terminal domain-containing protein, whose product MMQRIQQLLKKTIHVTGFCLLIVACIDLFTRQQTRGPKWVWGLTIFSVNYIGPLLYLARGRHPAGEVNKQSAD is encoded by the coding sequence ATGATGCAACGGATTCAGCAACTTTTAAAAAAAACGATCCATGTGACCGGGTTCTGTTTACTCATCGTCGCTTGTATCGATTTGTTTACGCGTCAGCAGACACGCGGACCGAAGTGGGTTTGGGGTCTCACCATTTTCAGTGTCAATTACATCGGGCCCCTCCTTTATTTAGCGCGGGGCCGTCACCCGGCAGGCGAGGTAAACAAGCAAAGCGCCGATTAA
- a CDS encoding DUF2243 domain-containing protein translates to MQKNQQRYALRNLASGFLFGLGLVAFLDEVIFHQLLGWHHFYDKSTTAVGLFSDGLFHAFSWFATVAALFLVADLRRRSAFWMKRWISGVMIGGGFFQLYDGLINHKVFAIHQIRYGVELLPYDIAWNAIAALILAGGIVLFLQTGKQLRTTEEAK, encoded by the coding sequence ATGCAGAAAAATCAACAGCGTTATGCGTTGCGCAACCTCGCGTCCGGTTTTTTATTCGGTCTGGGTCTCGTCGCATTCTTAGACGAAGTCATTTTTCACCAATTGTTAGGCTGGCATCATTTTTATGACAAATCAACGACCGCGGTCGGACTGTTTTCCGATGGTCTGTTTCACGCATTCAGTTGGTTCGCGACAGTGGCAGCCCTGTTTCTAGTTGCAGACTTACGGAGACGATCCGCCTTTTGGATGAAGCGGTGGATCAGTGGTGTGATGATCGGCGGAGGTTTTTTTCAATTGTACGATGGTCTGATCAATCACAAAGTCTTTGCGATTCATCAAATTCGCTATGGTGTGGAACTTCTTCCCTATGACATCGCCTGGAATGCGATCGCTGCGCTTATTTTAGCGGGAGGGATTGTGTTATTCCTGCAGACCGGGAAACAACTGCGGACGACAGAGGAGGCGAAATAA
- a CDS encoding cytochrome c oxidase assembly protein, producing MHTHEGMGNGIETSVTLLVLVLLLVYPVAAWKTNNHYRRWPIHRYVFWGSGVLSAGAALVGPVAGWAHMNFTGHMTGHLLLGMLAPLLLVFAKPVTLLLRTLPVQAARRVTGVLNSQPLRLLTHPMTATVLNIGGLYLLYTTGLYPMMHQSTALYALIHLHVFLAGYLFTSALIYIDLTPHRYSHVYRAGILILALAGHKILSKYLYAHPPGGVGKAEAEQGAMLMYYGGDVVDLALIIILCYHWYEATAPRLQASETLEMRKG from the coding sequence ATGCATACGCATGAAGGCATGGGAAACGGTATTGAAACGAGTGTGACGCTCCTCGTGCTCGTCTTACTTCTCGTTTATCCGGTTGCCGCCTGGAAAACGAACAATCACTACCGGCGCTGGCCAATCCACCGGTACGTGTTTTGGGGAAGCGGGGTACTGAGTGCCGGTGCTGCGCTCGTCGGTCCGGTTGCAGGCTGGGCACACATGAACTTCACGGGACATATGACGGGGCATCTCTTACTCGGGATGCTCGCACCACTCCTGCTCGTGTTTGCGAAGCCGGTGACGTTATTGTTACGGACGCTACCCGTGCAGGCGGCAAGACGGGTGACGGGCGTCTTGAACAGTCAGCCGCTTCGTCTCTTGACGCACCCGATGACGGCAACGGTTTTAAACATCGGCGGCTTGTACCTGCTTTATACGACAGGACTCTATCCGATGATGCATCAGTCGACTGCACTCTATGCCCTGATTCATCTCCACGTCTTCCTGGCCGGTTACTTGTTTACAAGTGCCCTGATCTATATCGATTTGACGCCGCACCGCTACAGTCACGTCTACCGGGCGGGTATTTTAATACTGGCGTTGGCGGGGCATAAGATTCTTTCGAAATATCTCTACGCTCATCCACCCGGTGGAGTGGGGAAGGCGGAAGCGGAACAAGGCGCCATGCTGATGTATTACGGGGGAGATGTCGTTGATCTCGCGCTCATCATCATTCTCTGTTATCACTGGTACGAGGCGACGGCGCCGCGTTTACAAGCGTCAGAAACATTGGAAATGAGGAAGGGCTGA
- a CDS encoding MFS transporter, giving the protein MNRTAWKYPALLLIGVGISNLGAWVYFIALNLIILDRTSSAFAVSLLYILVPVASLITSLWSGSLIDRVDKRKLMMLLDLSRALLIALLPFIDSLFFIYTVVFLINVGSSLFESTSMIYMTKLVSKGNRQRFNALKNFIQSCGFILGPTIAGLLFIMGSPSLAIHINAVALAISALILFFLPALEKELTFAQAERLSLQMIISDWRETLRFTSQHRYITLVYSLFCVMMVFMSGLDSLEASFATLVLGFSESTYGFLVSIAGIGIILGSIINATCTKWLSLRFLIGFGAVTTPIGYLLFATSDNFMVASAGFFLLTFALSFANTGFLSFYQNNVPVNLMGRFSGVINVAESLFIILLTATIGLLAEAFSIRATYIIFSIGFLLIGLLTIPLVFNRSKQNLYEQPIEEKIKVS; this is encoded by the coding sequence ATGAATCGTACAGCTTGGAAATACCCTGCTTTGCTCCTGATCGGTGTCGGAATCTCAAACTTAGGCGCCTGGGTGTACTTCATTGCCCTCAATTTGATTATTCTTGATCGAACAAGTTCTGCGTTCGCGGTGTCACTTTTATACATTTTAGTTCCTGTCGCTTCTTTAATAACGAGCTTATGGTCAGGTTCTTTGATTGACCGGGTCGACAAACGTAAATTGATGATGCTACTCGATTTATCACGTGCACTCTTAATCGCCCTTCTCCCCTTCATCGACTCGTTGTTCTTCATCTATACAGTCGTCTTTCTGATCAACGTTGGTAGCTCCTTGTTTGAATCAACATCGATGATTTATATGACGAAGCTTGTCTCAAAAGGTAATCGTCAACGTTTTAATGCGTTGAAAAATTTCATTCAATCGTGTGGGTTCATCCTCGGTCCGACGATTGCCGGTCTCCTGTTCATCATGGGTTCGCCGTCCCTTGCGATCCATATCAATGCTGTCGCGCTCGCCATTTCTGCCCTTATCTTATTTTTCCTGCCCGCTTTAGAAAAAGAATTGACCTTTGCGCAGGCAGAACGATTGAGTCTTCAAATGATTATCAGCGACTGGAGAGAAACGTTGCGCTTTACGAGCCAGCACCGTTACATCACGCTCGTCTACAGTCTCTTTTGCGTCATGATGGTTTTCATGTCGGGTCTTGATTCACTCGAGGCTTCGTTTGCGACACTTGTGCTCGGTTTCTCGGAAAGCACCTATGGATTTCTTGTCAGTATCGCCGGGATCGGGATCATCCTCGGTTCCATCATTAATGCGACCTGCACGAAATGGCTGAGTCTTCGCTTTTTGATTGGCTTCGGTGCAGTCACTACGCCCATCGGCTACCTTCTATTCGCTACTTCCGATAACTTCATGGTAGCTTCCGCCGGCTTTTTCCTACTGACATTCGCTCTATCGTTTGCGAATACGGGCTTTTTATCGTTTTACCAAAACAATGTCCCGGTCAATCTCATGGGCCGCTTTTCAGGAGTCATCAATGTCGCCGAGTCACTCTTCATCATTCTCTTGACGGCGACAATCGGTTTACTCGCCGAAGCCTTTTCCATCCGCGCGACATACATCATCTTTTCAATTGGTTTTTTACTCATCGGTTTACTCACGATACCGCTCGTCTTTAACCGTTCGAAGCAAAATCTTTATGAGCAGCCAATCGAAGAGAAGATAAAAGTCTCGTAA
- a CDS encoding GNAT family N-acetyltransferase, with product MHIETARLRLVPFTQEQLPVITRQNYRNGPEISNHLKALEQDPSLLFWGSWLIIRQADDVIIGDAGFKGKPNPHGAVEIGYGLLEQYWHNGYATEAVAGLIQWAQQTTSVLKVVAKTEATDQGSIRVLNKVNMERVRETDGMIYWEIQTT from the coding sequence ATGCACATCGAGACAGCTCGATTACGACTTGTTCCTTTTACACAGGAACAGCTTCCGGTTATTACCCGTCAAAACTATCGGAACGGTCCCGAAATTTCGAATCATTTAAAGGCATTGGAACAGGATCCGTCCTTATTATTCTGGGGAAGTTGGTTAATCATCCGCCAGGCAGATGATGTCATCATTGGTGATGCCGGTTTTAAAGGGAAACCGAATCCACATGGAGCGGTAGAAATCGGTTATGGTTTGCTCGAGCAATACTGGCATAATGGATACGCAACAGAAGCTGTCGCAGGACTGATTCAATGGGCGCAACAAACAACATCCGTTTTGAAAGTCGTTGCCAAAACGGAAGCAACTGATCAAGGATCAATCCGTGTCTTAAACAAAGTCAACATGGAACGAGTACGAGAAACGGATGGAATGATTTATTGGGAAATACAAACAACTTAA
- a CDS encoding DUF4177 domain-containing protein — protein sequence MFEYKFVRIDFKRLSGNPQEDYREVIATHAADGWRFVQIFAPDFVTSGVAVGTYYELIFERTKRFEITDTKTS from the coding sequence ATGTTCGAATACAAGTTCGTGCGGATTGATTTTAAGCGATTGTCCGGTAATCCACAGGAAGATTACCGGGAAGTAATCGCAACACATGCCGCAGACGGTTGGCGTTTCGTACAAATTTTTGCCCCGGATTTCGTCACGTCCGGTGTTGCCGTCGGTACTTACTATGAATTGATTTTTGAGCGAACAAAACGGTTCGAAATTACGGACACGAAAACATCTTAA
- a CDS encoding GGDEF domain-containing protein, translating into MFIVELLVNACIAFTGFYIISKIIHSTHFESYVVKSIIVGLLTGALGVLLMFKGIAVNDSLRMDLRHIPLILLAFYGSRFPLIIATLIIACSRFLFGVTEQAAVAFVAVLCISIGMLAIHRRLLNRPFLQNISMNVWALMMITVAVLINLGWNETAFNLMASTWTIGLTVGVLSSLLTLDFQLLNRQVDIYKKSAELDHLTGLYNRRVWDARTAGLEQEGRIYNILALDIDHFKHVNDTYGHGNGDLVLQQFANILKEETRPHDITARIGGEEFMILIYDLAPQKATKVANRIRQRIASQRFQIDGFPAIDVTTSIGVAHGKNIHIQRMSVIADEALYTAKQQGRNRTILLDSESEQHVATTASRETVRS; encoded by the coding sequence ATGTTCATCGTCGAACTGCTCGTGAATGCCTGCATTGCCTTCACAGGATTTTATATCATTTCGAAAATTATCCATTCCACCCATTTTGAATCTTATGTCGTCAAGTCAATCATCGTCGGCCTTTTGACAGGAGCGCTCGGCGTGTTATTGATGTTCAAAGGGATCGCTGTCAATGATTCGCTCCGCATGGATTTACGGCATATTCCGCTCATTCTACTCGCTTTTTACGGTAGTCGTTTCCCCCTCATCATCGCGACATTGATCATCGCCTGTTCCCGCTTTTTATTCGGTGTGACGGAACAAGCTGCCGTCGCCTTCGTCGCCGTCCTTTGCATCAGCATCGGGATGCTTGCGATTCACCGGAGGCTACTCAATCGTCCTTTTCTCCAAAATATCTCGATGAATGTTTGGGCACTGATGATGATTACCGTTGCCGTCCTGATTAACTTAGGCTGGAACGAAACGGCATTTAACTTGATGGCGTCGACCTGGACGATCGGCTTGACGGTCGGCGTGCTGTCCAGTCTGTTGACACTCGATTTCCAACTGTTGAACCGGCAAGTCGATATCTATAAAAAGTCAGCCGAGCTTGATCATTTGACCGGTCTCTACAATCGCCGCGTTTGGGACGCTCGGACAGCAGGACTTGAACAAGAAGGTCGAATCTATAATATTCTCGCACTCGACATCGACCACTTCAAGCACGTCAATGATACATACGGGCATGGCAATGGTGACCTCGTCTTACAACAATTCGCGAACATCTTAAAAGAAGAGACGCGCCCGCATGACATCACGGCGCGGATCGGTGGCGAAGAGTTCATGATTTTGATTTATGATTTAGCCCCACAAAAAGCGACCAAAGTCGCAAACCGGATCCGGCAACGGATTGCGTCACAACGCTTTCAAATCGATGGATTCCCGGCAATCGATGTGACGACATCGATCGGTGTCGCCCACGGGAAGAACATCCATATTCAGCGGATGAGTGTCATCGCCGACGAAGCGCTGTATACCGCTAAGCAGCAAGGGCGTAACCGGACGATTTTGTTGGATAGCGAAAGTGAACAACATGTCGCAACAACAGCGAGCCGGGAGACGGTTCGCTCCTGA
- the arr gene encoding NAD(+)--rifampin ADP-ribosyltransferase, which produces MEKPLDSGPFFHGTKASLEIGQVLDAGNQSNYQDKRSNHIYFTATLDAAKWGAELARSDGDEHIYLVEPTGPYEDDPNLTDKKFPGNPTRSYRSKAPLKIVAELGKWTRHSETEIEQMRQAINKLSADGQAMIDD; this is translated from the coding sequence ATGGAGAAACCACTTGATTCCGGACCGTTTTTTCATGGTACAAAAGCGAGCTTAGAGATTGGTCAAGTACTGGATGCCGGGAACCAATCAAATTATCAGGATAAGCGTTCCAATCATATTTATTTCACGGCAACTTTGGACGCTGCGAAATGGGGAGCGGAGCTCGCCCGCTCGGACGGGGACGAACATATTTATCTCGTCGAACCGACTGGACCGTATGAAGATGACCCGAACTTGACTGATAAAAAGTTTCCCGGAAATCCGACCCGGTCCTACCGTTCGAAAGCGCCGTTGAAAATCGTGGCAGAGCTTGGCAAGTGGACACGGCATTCGGAAACTGAGATCGAACAGATGCGTCAGGCTATCAATAAACTGAGCGCGGATGGACAGGCTATGATTGATGATTAA
- a CDS encoding helix-turn-helix domain-containing protein: MHPYLQVEHRVLRDGQQFSSVHEKMIYLILASYAGASGSAFPSHQTIADAVPCGKTTVKACLASLLEKGLIEKEERFNQHGGQTSNEYHVRSVPDAVRLPGDQEPTTGAARGDDEEPVLKKQSLKKEPSSTASSVFALFEAEIGCTSPWIKQQLAQAVTKTSHDVVVHAIEQAAAANVRKWQYVKAVIDQLHARQITSGEQIKRHESRRAERPARTKHRSSAVLPAWVETERTEQRLFEQKRRAAWTASVPEEAELTELLAQLI; this comes from the coding sequence ATGCACCCTTATTTACAAGTCGAGCACCGTGTCCTGCGCGACGGACAACAGTTTTCATCGGTTCATGAAAAAATGATTTATTTGATTTTGGCGAGTTATGCCGGAGCATCCGGGAGTGCCTTTCCGTCGCACCAGACGATTGCGGACGCCGTCCCGTGCGGCAAGACGACCGTCAAAGCGTGTCTTGCGTCGTTACTTGAAAAAGGGTTGATTGAAAAGGAGGAACGCTTCAATCAACACGGGGGACAAACATCAAATGAATATCACGTCCGATCAGTTCCGGACGCGGTACGACTACCGGGGGATCAGGAGCCGACTACCGGGGCGGCGCGAGGTGACGACGAAGAACCTGTCTTGAAGAAACAGTCTTTAAAAAAAGAACCATCCTCAACGGCGTCCTCCGTCTTCGCGTTGTTCGAAGCGGAAATTGGCTGCACCTCCCCTTGGATCAAACAGCAACTGGCGCAAGCCGTGACAAAGACGAGTCATGACGTCGTCGTCCATGCAATCGAACAAGCGGCAGCGGCGAATGTCCGCAAGTGGCAATATGTCAAAGCCGTCATCGATCAGTTACATGCACGTCAGATCACGTCAGGCGAACAAATTAAGCGTCATGAATCGAGACGGGCGGAACGACCGGCAAGGACGAAGCACCGTTCGTCAGCCGTATTACCGGCTTGGGTCGAAACGGAGCGGACAGAACAGCGGTTGTTCGAACAAAAGCGACGAGCGGCTTGGACGGCGTCAGTCCCGGAAGAAGCCGAACTGACAGAGTTGCTCGCCCAATTGATTTAA
- a CDS encoding M15 family metallopeptidase: MTISTAWLLERADRKLSVKGMDADVVTITRSVIKELAPQQIYVGVAQSYRTKQEQDALYAVGRTRPGKIVTYARGGQSNHNFGVAVDLFCYSSDGTRAEFLAPPDNRLSRIVAAMKQRQMEWGGDWTPFRDYPHFQLFDAVNGKKKPRLAPLYLGRALAKGSQDKETIRLIQMKLRLPASGRFDDGLTRAVKDFQRQVKITADGIVGPVTWRHLFQEGRG, from the coding sequence ATGACTATCAGCACAGCATGGTTACTCGAACGCGCCGATCGGAAATTATCCGTCAAGGGAATGGACGCGGATGTCGTCACGATCACGCGGAGCGTCATCAAAGAACTCGCACCGCAACAGATTTACGTCGGCGTCGCGCAAAGCTACCGGACGAAACAGGAACAGGATGCCTTGTATGCTGTAGGACGGACACGCCCCGGAAAAATCGTCACCTACGCGCGGGGGGGACAGTCGAATCATAACTTCGGTGTCGCCGTCGATCTCTTTTGTTATTCTTCTGACGGAACACGCGCTGAATTTTTAGCACCACCGGACAATCGGTTGTCGCGGATTGTCGCGGCGATGAAGCAACGACAGATGGAATGGGGCGGGGACTGGACACCGTTTCGGGATTATCCGCACTTTCAACTGTTCGACGCCGTCAACGGGAAGAAGAAGCCGCGCCTTGCCCCGCTTTATCTAGGACGTGCTCTAGCGAAAGGGAGTCAGGACAAGGAGACGATTCGCTTGATCCAAATGAAGTTACGTCTCCCGGCGAGCGGCCGGTTTGATGACGGTCTGACGCGTGCCGTCAAAGACTTTCAGCGACAGGTGAAAATCACAGCCGACGGAATCGTTGGCCCTGTGACATGGCGTCATTTGTTTCAGGAGGGACGCGGATGA
- a CDS encoding phage holin, with protein sequence MTERYAAALRLIVPLYSIVNLTLLASGYDPLPFAETAVDLGVTTLVGILGTLVAWWKNNNVTRAAKETQALLDELKRSVPTD encoded by the coding sequence ATGACGGAGCGATATGCAGCAGCCCTGCGGCTGATCGTCCCCCTCTATTCGATTGTCAATTTGACGCTTCTTGCGAGCGGGTATGATCCGTTACCATTTGCAGAGACAGCCGTCGATCTCGGAGTGACGACGCTCGTCGGCATTTTGGGCACACTCGTCGCCTGGTGGAAAAACAATAACGTCACCCGGGCCGCAAAAGAGACGCAAGCGTTGCTTGACGAACTCAAGCGAAGTGTTCCGACGGACTGA